TGAAACTCTGCTCATTTCTCAGGCCCTGCTTAAATGCCATCACCTCCATGCAGCCTTTTCTGATGTTTGTCATTAGAATTGTTCTTTCCTGTGTGCACCACTGATCACTTCCACAACGTGGATTCTGTCTGTGATGCACATGTGCAGGATGCCAGGAGTGCCAAGGCAGAAAGACACAATGCTGCCCCCAGGAACTTACTGACTGGTGGGCACAGTACAGATACCAGGGGTGAAGACAGTGAGGATTCTTCCCTTCTGACCCTTTGCAGATGGTAAAGGAAGGAGCTCATCACCTGATTTCCCCCACTGCCCCTTAAGAACAAAATCCCTTGAAACATTCCAAAAGCTTTAACTCTGATAACTGTTAAGGTATTAAACAAGAGGATAATGGGGTAAGGCAAATGGGGCCAGTGTAGTGCAGAAGTCTGACCCTCAAGAACAGAGGAGCTTGGTCCTAGCCAGTTTGGTTTCGGGCCTACTCTGGCATTTGGTATTTTGAGCtcacctctctttttctcttggagTGACTGCTTCCTGCATCTGATGCATCTCCATGGGCTCCCCTCAGACCCTCTTCTGAAGGCCTGGGgtgtctctcctgccaccatgcctgtgtctgcaggtgcctgccaccagccCCAGTCTGCTGCATGGGCCCTGGCGAGTAGAAAGCACTCACCTTCTGACCACACGGGGAGCTGAGGGTCAGAGACGGAGCCAAGGCTCGACCCTCCACCTTGAAACCTTGAGATGGGGATGCTGCTCATTCTAGCCAGCTCCTCCTCAGCTCTGCAAACAAGGAAAGGGTGCTCAGGAAACCAGACCTGGACAAAAGGCATCTGAGCCTGGTGTGAGGCAGATTCCGGAAGTTTCGTTACAGACATCCTTTATAAGGAGTCTTCCCCGGGAATTCAAGACAACCTGGTGATTCATTGACATTGGCCTGTGAAAGAGAATCCACATAGACTTCCTGCCACCTCTTGGGGTGTGACAGCTGCTGACCCTCCCACCACCACACAGGGCGAGCCCCTAGCCCTGAGCTTGAACCATGTGCCTTGCACAAATAGCTGGGTGATTTAGAAGTGAGGTCAGCTGTGCCAGCAGTTACAGGGTGGTGGTTGTAACTTTAATCCACTGACTGTGGTACTAGGGCAGTTCGGGCTCGACACGTGGGAGGAGCTCCTGTGAAGGGCACAAAGGCTCACTGTAGCCGCAGCTCAGTTATCGTTCAGAGTTCTGCCCTTAGAGCTGGTTTACAGTGCTCATCCTTcttgctgatattttaaaataggtaaaaacaggctgggcatggtgactcacgcctttaatcccagcactttgggaggctgaggcgggcagatcacctgaagtcaggagttcgagaccagcctgaccaacatggtgaaaccccgtctctactaaaaatacaaaaattagccaggcatggtggtgcgcacctgtaatccagctactcaggaggctgagacgggagaatcgcttgaacccaggaggtggaggttgcagtgagccaagacagcaccactgcactgcagcctgggcaatagagcaagactccatctcaaaataaataaataaataaataaaaataggtaaaaacaataaattataaaaacgTAATACAAttatgaaatacaaataataaaacataaaaatttttaaaagtttaaagaggccagtcacagtggcttatgcctataatcccagaaatttgggaggccgaagcaggagggtcacttgagcccaggagttcaagaccagcctggttaatataatgagacctcatctctacaaaaaatatacaaaattagccaggcatggtggcatgtgcctgtagttccagctactcaggaggctcaccCAAGCCCAGGGAGTCTAGGgggcagtaagccaagattgtgccactgcactccagcctgggtgacagagtaagaccctgtcaaaaaaacaaaaacaaaaagcagaaagaacaaaagcttaaaattaaaagtaaatcagccaggtgcagtagctcatgcctgtaatcccagtactttgggaggcctaggcaggcagatcacttgaggtcaagagttcaagaccagcctgcccaacatggcgaaaccctgtctctactaaaaacataaaaattagccagacatggtgacgcacgcctgtagtcccagctactgaggaggctgagacaagagaatcacttgaacacagaagtcaaaggttgcagtgagctgagattatgccaccacactccagcctggataacagagtgagactccatctaaaagaaaaaagaaaagaaatcaaggcctgttgtggctaacacctgtaaccccagcacctttaggtaggaggatcccttgaggccaagagtttgagatgagcctgggcaaatAGGGAGagcctgcctctacaaaaaaaaataatttaagaattaatGGGTgcatgctacttgggaggctgaagtaggaggatcccttgagctgaggagttttgaggttgcggtgagctgtgattgagccactgcattctagcctgggtgacagagggaaaccctgtctctaaaaagtaaaaaataaaagtaaatcaatAGTAACTAAAGTAAAACTctagaaatatttacaattacTACAGaggaactttaaaacagtttaagCAATAAATATAAGAGTAGACTAAAAAACACGGAAGTTTACAATTTCTAACAGACTGTATCAATTGGCAAATTGATTCAATTTATGATTGTTAAAATAGGGGAATAAGATTAGATGACAAGATAACAAAAAAGgaatctgttatttatttatttatttatttattatttattttgagatggagttttgctcttgttgcccaggccagagtgcaatggcatgatctgggctcactgcaacctccgtctccctagttcaagcaattctcctgcctcagcctcccaagtagctgagattacaggcatgcgccactgcgcccagctaactttttgcatttttagtagagacagtttcaccatgttagccaggctggtctcgaactcctgacctcaggtgatcagcccgcctcaacctcccaaagcactgggtttacagatgtgagccaccacaacgaGCCaataataagatttttaaaaccatttttgcATCTGGAGACCCCAGGGGGCTTCCCCGAGAAAGGACAGCCTCTGTGGTCAGAGAGGCTGCAATTCAGAGCATTCCCACAGACAACGCCATGTGCTCATGCTCACCTGCTTAGGTGTGTGAGTGAGTCACCTGGAGATGCGGTGCAGAAACATTGACACCTGAGCTATCTTTCGTCCTCTGCCCTTTGCAGGTGTTTGATGTACAGAGGAAAGTCACCTATAAGAACCTGAGCACCTGGTACATGGAGCTTCGGGAGTTCAGGCCAGAGATCCCATGCATCGTGGTGGCCAATAAAATTGATGGTGGGGCCATCCCTGCACCTGGGTGTTAGCAATTCACTGGGGACCCACCACCACACGTTTCCTCCCCCATTCCTGGGGCAGGCAGCCTTCAGTGATTGTTCCTCCCTCCCACGATAAGATACGACCCTTGGTTACTTGCGTTCTTCCCGCCTTATAAAGAAGCCAGCTAAGCCAGCCTGCCCTCTTCCCAAGACACAGATCCCTATTAACTGAACTCTCTAGGACATGTTTCCTAATCATCCCTGCCTATCCCACTTTCTGGAATGAAGGCCTCCAGTGGCCCACCCTCCAaaccctcttcccttcccttgaCAGACAGACCAATGTCCTACCTTCTCTCTACAGCAGACATAAACGCGACCCAAAAAAGCTTCAATTTTGCCAAGAAGTTCTCCCTGCCCCTGTATTTCGTCTCAGCTGCTGATGGTACCAATGTTGTGAAGGTATGGTCGACTGCAGAGGTAGCTAGCAAGGTCAGGGTGCTAGGTGGTAAAGGGAGCTGTGAAGAGAAGGGCTTACTGCAGGTGTGATGGAGAGAATGGGAACAGTGCATGGGCATgggtggcagggaggggagaAGCTGACGGGCCTGGACTTGATGAGGCGGAAGTCCGTTGACCATACATAGGTCAGGGTGATGGGGAGAGGCAAATGGAAAGGTGAGGTTGCTGATTTTAGGAATGGAGTATTGTGTAGTCTCACAGTGGGGCCAGTGGGGTGAACTGGGCAGAGTCCAAGGCACTCCCATCCACCATCTCTACCTCACCCCCAACTCTTCAGTGATGCAGTTTGATTAGCTGTGTCTGTACCTCACCTGCAGCTCTTCAATGATGCAATTCGATTAGCTGTGTCTTACAAACAGAACTCCCAGGACTTCATGGATGAGATTTTTCAGGAGCTCGAGGTAGGTCAGGCCCACATTTCGGGTGGGATGGAAGAAACGGCTTCTCTTCAGAGATAGGGACTACAGCGCAGTAGAGTGGCTCTCGCCGAACTTGGCCCCACTAAATGTCTCAGAGCTGCGGC
This genomic interval from Theropithecus gelada isolate Dixy chromosome 10, Tgel_1.0, whole genome shotgun sequence contains the following:
- the RABL2B gene encoding rab-like protein 2B isoform X11 yields the protein MARPSLWVFDVQRKVTYKNLSTWYMELREFRPEIPCIVVANKIDDINATQKSFNFAKKFSLPLYFVSAADGTNVVKLFNDAIRLAVSYKQNSQDFMDEIFQELENFKLEQEEKNVPDQEQNSSIETPPEEAASPHS
- the RABL2B gene encoding rab-like protein 2B isoform X9, which produces MHASYYHKAHACIMVFDVQRKVTYKNLSTWYMELREFRPEIPCIVVANKIDADINATQKSFNFAKKFSLPLYFVSAADGTNVVKLFNDAIRLAVSYKQNSQDFMDEIFQELENFKLEQEEKNVPDQEQNSSIETPPEEAASPHS
- the RABL2B gene encoding rab-like protein 2B isoform X10, producing MARPSLWVFDVQRKVTYKNLSTWYMELREFRPEIPCIVVANKIDADINATQKSFNFAKKFSLPLYFVSAADGTNVVKLFNDAIRLAVSYKQNSQDFMDEIFQELENFKLEQEEKNVPDQEQNSSIETPPEEAASPHS